Proteins encoded within one genomic window of Cucumis sativus cultivar 9930 chromosome 3, Cucumber_9930_V3, whole genome shotgun sequence:
- the LOC101218823 gene encoding S-protein homolog 6, translating into MKILVSILMLIFFPFFTVFVSLLPAEQLFGIEYEVRVINGFTNNSSLPLVIWCASKDGDIGGRALQEHDDFSWPVKTNFWITTTTSQFSCTVKLDRTRKSFDAFKVPRDIYRCSALRKCSWLVMEDGFYFSDDEVNWKKDFSW; encoded by the coding sequence ATGAAGATTCTCGTTAGCATTCTGATGctcattttcttcccattCTTCACTGTTTTCGTGTCACTGTTACCTGCAGAGCAACTGTTTGGCATAGAATACGAAGTCCGTGTGATCAATGGCTTCACAAACAACTCCTCACTTCCTCTAGTGATATGGTGCGCTTCCAAAGACGGTGATATTGGCGGGCGTGCGCTCCAGGAGCATGATGATTTCAGTTGGCCTGTCAAGACCAACTTCTGGATTACTACAACAACCTCTCAATTCTCATGCACTGTCAAATTGGACCGTACAAGGAAAAGTTTTGATGCATTCAAGGTACCAAGAGATATCTATCGCTGTAGTGCTCTCAGGAAATGCTCGTGGTTGGTTATGGAAGATGGGTTTTATTTCAGCGATGATGAAGTAAACTGGAAGAAGGATTTCTCGTGGTAA